TCTTAATATCAAACCTAACTTCAAAGGTCgtatcaaatttaaataatccTACCTCTAGAATAAGAATTCTAATTTAGCTCACCTctcaacaaaaaaaatatatcttttcaagaaataaaaaattaagagacaaacatataaaatatttttttttcttaactcaaactactgatttttttttcttgcaaaattATTCCTCTTCTTAATTATATTCAGAACATAGCTCGAAGAATAGGAATTCAAATGATGATGCTTTTTGCATATGAAGAGGGCAACATCGAGTATGCCAATGCTCCATCTCTTGGTCCTATATCAAAAACATCACTACTCAACTCACTAGAGAACGTACGTTTTAATCTTAATTATACTGCCGATCGAGAATTAAGGAAACAATGGAACACTTTTCTTAGACTTTATTTTTCGCATGCACAACATCATCCTTCCTAGTGACAATGGAACTTTAGATTGTTGAAGTTTGAGGGTTTACAGATCAAACTGGGGAATTAAAGTTGGGAGAAAGAAACTGCAGGCATGGCGTCAAGCCCAGTCATGTGAATTGTGATTGAAGTAAACCCTCCAAATGCATGACGTACTACGTCTCAACGTGTGCCTCATAATTACCCATAGAAACAACAAAAATTGTTCCTTGTCGCAACACTTCCTCTCCACTCGGCAATTTGTCAACTCTCAATTGGATGATCAGCTTCACTCCTCTTCACTAGTTGAGTACTCCTGCTTTACAGGCAAACCCTAGCTAGACAAATAACCATGAGGCTAGCTTGTTTATCATCTTAGTAAATGTTATTATGGTTTCTCAAAACATATATATTTGCATTAATCTTGTGTGTTACAGGAtgtaagttttaatgtttaattaatatgCAGATATAATTATTTGCAACTGAATCTCCACCTTTTATGCATGCGTACAATAGATTTGTTCAGATGAATATATACTTGAAGGACTTATACAAATGAAACACTTGGAGAATGGCTGTATCCAATCTACCGTTCTACTGTTATACCTTACAGCTAGGAGGGAAATTGATTTCTGGCAAGTATTTGTAATGATGGTATAGCTAGGTGCACGTAACTAACGTGATCCTTTTCTGAATTAAcattcattctgatttgtttaAAGAGAATTAATGCCTACCGCTCACAAcattttggattgttgtgtttcttcttcctcatttgaaaTTTGCAATTGTTTATAATACGCATGGCAAACAAAAGAAGCGAATGGGACTGCAAATTTCCTAAGTAAATTTTAGTATTCAATCAAATAAGTTCGAATTAAGAATTCGTTAACATCTAAGAGAATGATGTTCATAATCTACTGCGAATACCCTTTCAGCTGCAGGCGTGAAGGACGAGCTAGCTAGCTAGGTCGGCGCCCCTACACGTGAATTTGCTGAGAAAGACGACCGGGCATCTGGGCACAAACTAGCTAGCTAGCGCGTCAGTCAGCTGTCGATCGCCGGCCATAGATCTGCAGTGCATGTAGGCGAATTCCACACGCACCAGAATGTTGTTTTGTACGTACGCGACTTGGGATTCAAATCCGTAGGCCCAAACGTTGATTGCGCACGCCATTAATAAGCTGCAAAAATGGATCGTCAATACACTTAATCATCACTCACCTCCAACAAATCTGTCCACCTCCTCCCCATCCAGCCAACAAATTAAATACATACAAATTACCCCGTAGATCACGAAtcgaagagagaaaaaaaataatatatacatactattttgaaaaagaaatgaaactacATGATTAAACTTAACTTGGTTTTAAGATATAATTTTAAGCAATAAAAAGATTAAGTTTCTCTATATGTTTTCAATTGTGGGATTTATAACTTGAAAAATGATTTAAATGATTCTAAAAATTTTGGGAGCATGAatagttttaatttattaacagaagatttaagtttagatttatttaaagaaaaacaaaagataatGGTTTAATTAGCACCCTGTCTTTAGCGTATATAGCTGAAGAAATTGACTTATAATCTTTTAAAGTCTATTATTGTAGGCTTCAGTTTTACATGGTACTTGAGTTTTAATGAAAACTTACTTTGGTTGAATAAACAAAAACATGTCATATAAGAGGccaaacatagaattatttttcttgaattttgtttttttgtttttggcACACAACTGAGAGTGCCAAACATATTACAATCCTTCGAATAAAAAAAAGACTTATCTATTGACTTGAAGACATGATTATTGTGATTTTAGTGGCATTATTTTTCTCGTTAATCAGagacttgataaaatattttacacATGCCACAATATATAAATTAATTCCTTTGATATTCAGAATCGTATTTGCATcttaattagttattaaaaaaaaGACTTGTCGTACTTGTACGAGTGCTGCTCTCTTAAGATTAGAACGACAGCGTGGactttaaacatttttcaaaaactcACAACATGGGAATAATTTAGAGTAATCTATAAAATTTTAGTATGTTAGTATAGTCCAACACAAGATTGATCAAGTTGATCTAGCTTAGTTGGACATAATCGAGTTGAATTTTaatgtttgatcaatatattagtCGGATTGAGTAAAACGTCAAATAAATCAAAGTTTGATATGATACTTGATGATAGAGAATTTAAGTGAGTTAATAGTTGACCAAACACTTAATAGTATGAAGTTTGACAGTGAGTTGAAAAGAGAACAGTATAAGTAAGTCGTCATTGATCGAACATGTAATGTTAGACAAGTATGAAAAGTTCTAACCGATTCGGATGTTCGGTAAATGCAGAAGTTCAAACATGCGAAGGAAGACTGAATGTTTGACATTAGAGAAGTCTTGACAAGTTAAGATGAATCGGATGCTAAACAACTTAAAATTCAAGCAGAACAAATTGGATGTTTGAGGGATTTTTAGGGTTTCTTACGGTAACTAAGGTTGATACAATAACTAGGGTTAGTACAGTAACAAGATTGGCTACATTGTCGTGTTTAGAATTTCTACTATATTGTGTTTGCtattatatcaatcgattgatgaattTGATCGATCGATTGTTGACATCGTAGCAGTGAAACAGAAGATTTAAAAATCGATTTGAAAACTTGACTGGTAATGAGGTTAATTTAGCAGTTGACTAATAACACTATAATAGCAAATAAATGGTTAAAAATTCGATAGAAAATTAAACTGGTTGTTTATCTGTCAATTGAATGATGATATTTATGGTAAAAATGAATCGGTAAGAAAGCAAGcaagttaatttactattttgcTTGATTATCTCATACACCCTCCCAAACTATCAAAATCAAACATACATATACGCTTAAATTATAATTAGGAACTCATGTTTCTTAGGCTATATCTAATAAGAAATCATAAAATTATACGTCACGTAATCTCTTACATGTCACCGTCTTTCAATAGTAGTGAGCTAAGTTCCCAAATAGCACATGTCCCTGTCTCGTTTCCTATGATTAATACAAAATTTCCCCTGCTACAGAGCCAGCAGCACCAGTACATAAGGAACAAGGATCCATATCAatctctctatctctctctctaTAAATATATTACTGAGAAAGGGAGGAGGACATCGAGCGGGAATTAGAAGCTAATGGAGGAGCAGTACAACAAAAGTCTCCTCGTGTGGGACAGACGACCTCCCCTTGCAGGAGCGTCAAGTGGGCCGACGACGGAGGAGCTCCGGCGAGGGCCGTGGACTGTGGACGAAGACCTCCTCCTCGTTAACTACGTCGCCCAGCATGGCCAAGGCCGGTGGAATGCCCTCGCTCGCTCTGCAGGTATAATTTTTAATTACTCTTCCTTTGTTATCGATAACAAATAAAGAAGTGCTAGCTATCAAACCTCACTGTTTTGAGATGGACCAGGCCTGAAACGAACCGGAAAGAGCTGCAGATTCCGATGGCTCAACTATCTCCGGCCGGACGTTCGCCGAGGAAACATCACACCGGAGGAACAACTCATTATCGTCGAACTCCATTCTCGGTGGGGGAACAGGTAATTGAACTGATCGAGACGAAGGAGGAGACTCCTTCTTTGCAGATTGGAACGCCaatcaaacattaaaaaaaaagtgaGGAATTAATTGAATGAAAACAAATCATTTGTTTATCTTCTATAGAAGATGTTTATCGGAAAATTAAACTGTATGCAAGAGTCTGTTTCATCCAGGTAATTAAAACTACGAGTGTGATTTGATGGTTCAACCACTGCAGGTGGTCGAAGATCGCGCGCTTCCTCCCCGGAAGGACCGACAACGAGATCAAGAATTACTGGAGGACGCGGGTGCAGAAGCACGTGAAGCAGCTCCGCTGCGACGCCAGTAGCAGAGCGTTTAAGGACGCAATGCGCCGCCTGTGCATGCAGACCGCTTCTTTTGCCTCAGCTTCCACCTCCCCCGGCCTCCTCTCCAATTCTTGGAGGCCGGCGACTGAGACGGCGACGACGATGGTGAACATTGCTTCTAGCTCGGAGGAGTATTACTTTTCCCCGGGGCCGCCCGGCCTCCTAGCCAATTCTTGGACGCCGGCGACTGAGACGGGGACGACGATGGTGAACATTGCTTCTAGCTCTGAGGAGTATTACTTTTCCCCGGCGCCGCCCTCCCTCCTCGCCGATCCTTGGACGCCGGCAATTGAGACGGGCACGACGATGGTGAACGGTGCTTCTAGCTCGGAGGAGTATTACTTTTCCTCGGCGCCGCCGCTTCAGCAGCTCTCTTCGCTCGGCACCGCGATCGGCCTCGAAGAGGAGATCGGCGGCGGGGGCATCGAAGCCGTTCTCGGCGGCGAGGATGAGTGGACGGAGCGACACGTGGATTGCCCGAGCAATTGTGTTGGAGGGGACTGGCCGTGGAGCGATTGTTTGTGGAGCGACATGCAAATCATTTAGATATTTTcgtcaaatattaatattaatctagggaaaaaaatatttttccattgATTCATTGCTTTTTTCACGTTCTGTTGGATAAAATTCAACAATTTTATTGGCGATATCTATCGAAGTTACATCAAATTTACTGAATTAAAAATTACAATAGAAATGAGATTGCGAAATAGAAAGTTGAAGTGTGTTATATGGTTGAGCTAAGTCGAGTCGAGCTGTAGAATACCTAGCTAGTCGAGTTTGACCTAGTCGAGTGTCGAGATAGGTTGGCTGTCGAGATGGGTTGGGTGTTGAGTTGTCGAATAGGCCAAGTACTAAGTTCGACGAGTCACCAAGAGCAAACTTAACCAAGTCACCGAGTGTCGAGCTCTTCGAGTGCTCCCAAGTAGATGTTGAGTGGTTGTATCGCTGGCTACCGAGTCGGTAGAGTCAAAGTAGGTCGTCGATGCTTGAGTGTCGAATCGGGAGAAAAAATACTGAGGTCTGTATTTAacgtaattttcttaaaataaattcatcTCCTCTTCGAGGTCAAGTTGGATGCCTATTTAATTCCCAATATACAATGGGAAGACCACATAGACAACCAAATACTAGTCATTCATGGTGAACCAAGCGTGTACCCGAATGCTATCATAGGAAGAGCAGTCGAGCGGAGTGCACGATAGGCACAAAGAAATGAGGAGAATGAAGGTGGAAGTATTTTAGCAATTCTGTGTTTGCTTGTTTTATTGCCCTCTGCCTAAGGTCATaactattggtgcaatcgacctcaaatcaaagttgaccagattgatcaagttcgagttgacttgagcttggattttgatgtttgatcaaTGTGTGAGAGAAATATCAAGtatatcaaggttgatcggatacttgaacGAAAACTTTATGATCGGAAGTCTAATAGAAAGTTGGCAAAGgaaaagtttaagtgggtcaCAATTGACTGGACATTTGGTAATTGAAAGTTCTTTAGAAAGTTGGCAAGGGaagagtccaagtgggtcatggaggactggacacttaATAATCGAAAGTCGAATGAGAAGTTGgcaaagggaaaagtccaagtggatcaaagagaACCAGACACATGGTAAGGAAGCCCTATAAGTTGGCCTCTTCCTTTATTCAAACAAAACTTCACAGATGACTGAATGCTAGGCAACTGAAAGTCTTAATAGGTCATAGATGATTGGAtgttgagaagaagaagaagacttggcAGGTTAAGGACAACTAGATACCAGGCAAGACACAATTTCAACATTAAAAAGCCTGAAACTTGGGTTAGCAATCGATTGATAGAAAGTGGCAATCGATTAACAAACTCTAAACTTAGAATTTCATGTTTGCTATCAGAATTAATTGAGGCAATCGATTGGAGGCTAAGCATCTTATTCCCTATGAATAGAAGGTTTCGGAATTGATTGGAGTAATCGATTGGTAAAAGTTTCTTGAGGAAATAGAAGTCTGCTGAATCGATTGGTGAAATCGATTGAGCATTGCAGAATTGATTGGAAGCTAGAAATCAATTGGTATGACTCATCAATTAATTGGTTGGGCAAAAAGTGCTATTCTATAGGTTTGAATGGTCAAATCTGATGTGATAATTAATTGGGGGtaagaccaatcgattgggagacatTTGTTAGCCCGAAAGCAACCCTAGAAAAGGGAGTTTTGTAGAGATTTCAAGCAGTTTGTTCTTGAGTGTCTGGAGATGAAGTATTGATGTATTTCCTACCATCTAGAGGTATTTTCAaacaacaaaagatcaagcaaaCTAAGATTTTGATTGTAAAGTCGTTTTCAATTGTATTTTATCTTTGCATTAtcttttcttgttgtattcttatACTCAAGCttgtaagaggtttttctacCTCCGAAAGGTTTCTAAGAAGAAGAAAGTTCTTAGTGGAAGCTATGAGCCAAGAATTAGATCCTTAGATTAGttatctcaaggaggtggatacaaAGTAAAATTAAGGTGTAGTGCATGTAGCATCCAAGTTGATTAAAGATTTCCGCTACGCATTCCACAACGAACACAAAGCAAAGCTGAAAAGTGA
This region of Zingiber officinale cultivar Zhangliang chromosome 9A, Zo_v1.1, whole genome shotgun sequence genomic DNA includes:
- the LOC122019080 gene encoding MYB-like transcription factor EOBI, producing the protein MEEQYNKSLLVWDRRPPLAGASSGPTTEELRRGPWTVDEDLLLVNYVAQHGQGRWNALARSAGLKRTGKSCRFRWLNYLRPDVRRGNITPEEQLIIVELHSRWGNRWSKIARFLPGRTDNEIKNYWRTRVQKHVKQLRCDASSRAFKDAMRRLCMQTASFASASTSPGLLSNSWRPATETATTMVNIASSSEEYYFSPGPPGLLANSWTPATETGTTMVNIASSSEEYYFSPAPPSLLADPWTPAIETGTTMVNGASSSEEYYFSSAPPLQQLSSLGTAIGLEEEIGGGGIEAVLGGEDEWTERHVDCPSNCVGGDWPWSDCLWSDMQII